From Actinopolyspora lacussalsi, a single genomic window includes:
- a CDS encoding WXG100 family type VII secretion target (product_source=TIGR03930; cath_funfam=3.10.105.10; cog=COG4842; pfam=PF06013; smart=SM01358; superfamily=140453; tigrfam=TIGR03930) — protein sequence MSSIKVDFGQLSAGAESLNQAATKIQAELDELEQMLKPLISTWEGDAQEQYFAAQKDWDNAAQNMREITAKMGMAINAANESYQAGERANAAKFGG from the coding sequence ATGAGTTCGATCAAGGTTGACTTCGGCCAGCTCAGCGCCGGTGCCGAGAGCCTGAACCAGGCCGCGACCAAGATCCAGGCGGAGCTCGACGAGCTGGAGCAGATGCTCAAGCCGCTGATCAGCACTTGGGAGGGCGACGCGCAGGAGCAGTACTTCGCCGCGCAGAAGGACTGGGACAACGCCGCGCAGAACATGCGTGAGATCACGGCCAAGATGGGCATGGCCATCAACGCGGCCAACGAGTCCTACCAGGCCGGTGAGCGTGCCAACGCCGCCAAGTTCGGCGGCTGA
- a CDS encoding WXG100 family type VII secretion target (product_source=TIGR03930; cath_funfam=1.20.58.70; cog=COG4842; pfam=PF06013; smart=SM00397; superfamily=140453; tigrfam=TIGR03930) gives MGQGFGTDVELMQRSAAQVEEVRNNVDQAISKLQGEIDPVIASWEGTASRTFQKLMDQFRQNADVITTRLQEISENIKSSGQDYAQRDEEQAAEVSKIEGMLNG, from the coding sequence ATGGGTCAGGGATTCGGGACCGATGTCGAGCTGATGCAGCGCTCCGCTGCTCAGGTCGAGGAGGTCCGCAACAACGTCGATCAGGCGATTTCCAAGCTGCAGGGCGAGATCGATCCGGTCATCGCCTCCTGGGAGGGCACCGCGAGCCGGACCTTCCAGAAGCTGATGGACCAGTTCCGGCAGAACGCCGACGTCATCACCACGCGGCTGCAGGAGATCAGCGAGAACATCAAGTCCTCGGGTCAGGACTACGCGCAGCGCGACGAGGAGCAGGCCGCCGAGGTCTCCAAGATCGAGGGCATGCTCAACGGCTGA
- a CDS encoding type VII secretion-associated protein (TIGR03931 family) (product_source=TIGR03931; cath_funfam=1.20.5.510,3.30.420.40; pfam=PF00012; superfamily=53067; tigrfam=TIGR03931; transmembrane_helix_parts=Outside_1_462,TMhelix_463_485,Inside_486_630) — MTLHVAVDFGTSSTCTVASLDGAEPHVVVIDGHPLLSSALFASADGTLFVGQEAERQAAVDPARFEPHPKRRIDEVELLLGGTVLAVGDAIRAVLARAVDEARRYAGGAAVDLLVLTHPADWGTVRTGRLRHAAAGLATEVVLLPEPVGAAVFHAAGHGLPDGAALAVLDLGGGTVDASLVRRTDESFRVLATRGKPDFGGADIDQALLEHVGSTVEPVDPAGWRQLVEGREIADRRRRRVLRQDVRGAKETLSRHSYTDVPLPPPFSDTLVTRSDLESLIVTSLSGVADLLPGVLADGGVTERELAAVFLVGGSSRVPMVARLIHERTGIVPTTLDQPETVVARGALRGVREDPTREVTRALRVPPGSGQLTSGSPVGGGAPAPPPHSGGPPVPGHHPPGSAPGVWPSGTTTPVSGVTASGATDHGGTGFPGAPGFSSAPDGKASSRNAEPARRGGSRRKWFFAVTAVLLVLGVVATLAITLFLPAARGGHVARYGYEFEYPAGWGQGGGDPELWETRIRPPDSGGDEVISVRAGRPGYDVSANRRRSVRELREKFDGSDSELSDFESDTRFAGERVVHYRERLSGSVVDWYVLHRSKTRISIGCQYDPAGERRVTAGCERVVRSISVR, encoded by the coding sequence GGTCATCCGTTGCTTTCCTCGGCGCTGTTCGCCTCGGCCGACGGCACGCTGTTCGTCGGTCAGGAGGCGGAGCGGCAGGCCGCCGTCGATCCGGCCCGCTTCGAGCCGCACCCCAAACGCCGCATCGACGAGGTCGAGCTGTTGCTGGGCGGGACCGTGCTCGCCGTGGGCGACGCCATCCGCGCGGTGCTGGCCCGGGCGGTCGACGAGGCCCGGCGATACGCGGGCGGAGCGGCCGTCGATCTGCTGGTGCTGACCCACCCCGCCGACTGGGGGACGGTGCGTACCGGCAGGCTGCGCCACGCGGCGGCCGGGCTGGCCACCGAAGTCGTGCTGCTGCCGGAGCCGGTCGGAGCGGCGGTGTTCCACGCGGCGGGCCACGGGTTGCCCGACGGCGCCGCGTTGGCCGTGCTCGACCTCGGCGGTGGGACGGTGGACGCGAGTCTGGTGCGCCGGACCGACGAGTCCTTCCGGGTGCTGGCGACCCGTGGCAAGCCCGATTTCGGTGGGGCGGACATCGATCAGGCACTGCTGGAACATGTCGGAAGTACGGTCGAGCCGGTCGATCCGGCGGGATGGCGACAGCTCGTCGAGGGCCGCGAGATAGCCGACAGGCGTCGCAGACGGGTGCTCCGGCAGGACGTGCGCGGCGCGAAGGAAACGCTGTCCCGGCACAGCTACACCGATGTCCCGCTGCCACCGCCGTTCTCGGACACCCTCGTCACCAGATCCGACCTGGAATCGCTGATCGTGACCTCGTTGAGCGGCGTCGCCGATCTCCTCCCCGGTGTGCTGGCCGACGGAGGGGTGACCGAGCGGGAACTCGCCGCCGTCTTCCTCGTCGGCGGTTCCAGCAGGGTGCCGATGGTCGCGCGGTTGATCCACGAGCGAACCGGGATCGTGCCGACCACGCTGGATCAACCCGAGACCGTGGTGGCACGCGGCGCGCTGCGTGGCGTGCGGGAGGACCCGACTCGTGAGGTCACGCGTGCGCTGCGCGTGCCGCCCGGCTCCGGGCAGTTGACGAGCGGTTCGCCTGTCGGGGGTGGCGCACCGGCCCCGCCACCGCACTCCGGCGGCCCGCCCGTCCCCGGGCACCATCCCCCCGGTTCCGCGCCGGGAGTTTGGCCGAGCGGAACCACGACACCGGTTTCCGGCGTGACCGCCTCCGGAGCGACCGACCACGGCGGCACCGGTTTTCCGGGTGCACCCGGTTTTTCCAGTGCCCCCGACGGGAAGGCGTCGTCCCGGAACGCCGAACCGGCACGACGTGGGGGCTCCCGGCGGAAGTGGTTTTTCGCGGTCACGGCGGTGCTCCTGGTGCTGGGGGTGGTGGCCACGCTGGCGATCACGCTGTTCCTGCCCGCGGCGCGCGGTGGTCATGTGGCTCGTTACGGCTATGAGTTCGAGTACCCGGCGGGTTGGGGGCAGGGCGGTGGCGATCCCGAGCTGTGGGAGACGCGCATCCGGCCGCCCGACTCCGGTGGGGACGAGGTGATCTCGGTGCGCGCGGGTAGACCGGGCTACGACGTTTCGGCGAACCGTCGGCGATCCGTGCGCGAGTTGCGGGAGAAGTTCGACGGTTCCGACAGTGAACTGTCCGATTTCGAGTCGGACACCCGGTTCGCGGGTGAACGGGTGGTTCACTATCGCGAACGATTGTCCGGTTCCGTTGTGGACTGGTACGTGCTGCACCGTTCGAAAACCAGGATCAGCATCGGCTGTCAGTACGACCCCGCCGGGGAACGGCGCGTGACGGCCGGTTGTGAGCGGGTCGTGCGCAGCATCTCGGTGCGCTGA